A single genomic interval of Ovis aries strain OAR_USU_Benz2616 breed Rambouillet unplaced genomic scaffold, ARS-UI_Ramb_v3.0 scaffold_144, whole genome shotgun sequence harbors:
- the LOC132659107 gene encoding uncharacterized protein LOC132659107 — MVGVDHRLERRGSSGKYVPLEWTDTSGTLGMVARPWSSSRLSCGERLLLRCDGNAGNSFPTKQGKDPSSRARRRKRGSPGCVRDPRASSRVETGMSGNFLSCSKGVKDPLEVQWLDVISLEKPQRKWASSRLEGKTSWIFSSCGRCSRLTTGTSGTRSGGLRKGQSPCEFLGGLSGFLSRRCRGLRPCVESGPEPEDSSPVLTWILGYFWSLPRGVSPRLECGHALALSSRAVAAVSRSPPRGSKDLWFSLESFPRGFPTGLSHVHTWWESILGLNVKAVQGKQVPLEWTETSGDSWNGGTTLEFLSPFLWSASS; from the coding sequence atGGTGGGAGTAGATCATCGGCTTGAACGTCGAGGCAGTTCAGGAAAATacgttcctctggaatggactgacacatctgggactcttggaatggtggcacgaccctggagttcctctcgcctttcctgtggagagcgcctcctcttgagatgcgacgggaacgccgggaattctttccctacgaaacagggaaaggatccctcatctcgagctaggaggcggaaacggggatcccctggatgtgtgcgggaccctcgtgcttcctctcgagtggagacgggtatgtcggggaacttcttgagttgcagcaagggtgtgaaggaccctttggaagttcagtggttagatgtgattagcctcgagaagcctcagcggaaatgggcctcatctcgcctggagggcaaaacctcctggattttctcgagttgcggcaggtgctctcgacttacgacggggacctcagggacccgctctggtggcctcaggaaaggccagtccccatgcgagttcctcgggggcctctcgggattcctctcccgtcgatgccggggcctaagaccttgtgtggagtcggggccggaacctgaggattcctctccagtgctgacatggatcttggggtacttctggagtctccccaggggagtcagtcctcgtctcgaatgcgggcatgcacttgcgctttcctccagagcggtagcagcagtgtcacgcagtccgccgcgtggatcaaaggatctatggttttccctcgagtctttcccacgaggctttcccacagggctgtcccacgtgcacacgtggtgggagtcgatcctcggcttgaacgtcaaggcagtgcagggaaaacaggttcctctggaatggactgaaacatctggggactcttggaatggtggcacgaccctggagttcctctcgcctttcctgtggagcgcctcctcttga